The proteins below come from a single Gimesia alba genomic window:
- a CDS encoding acetyltransferase gives MSELSNSIILIGGGGHAKVLIELIKERGDYQIAGILDPKLEVGEQVKGVPVLGTDSELSRLQEQGVQNVAIAVGSVKSNLLRATLFEQCQELELNIPTLIHHRAIVSAEVVLSAGVQIMAGAIIQTDTTIGAGAVINTGAQVDHDCQIGNHAFLAPGVVLSGGVTVGDHSFVGTGAVVIQGVNIGEKAVIAAGAVVIQDVEDGALVKGVPAK, from the coding sequence ATGAGTGAATTGTCGAATTCGATCATTTTGATTGGTGGAGGCGGCCATGCCAAGGTCCTGATCGAGTTGATCAAAGAGAGAGGCGACTATCAGATTGCGGGCATTCTGGACCCGAAATTGGAAGTCGGAGAACAAGTCAAAGGGGTTCCCGTGTTGGGAACAGATTCGGAGCTGTCACGGCTGCAAGAGCAGGGCGTGCAAAATGTAGCGATCGCTGTGGGTAGTGTGAAATCGAATTTATTAAGGGCAACATTGTTTGAGCAGTGTCAGGAGTTGGAATTAAATATTCCAACTCTGATCCATCATCGGGCCATTGTTTCGGCTGAGGTGGTATTGTCTGCAGGAGTTCAAATTATGGCAGGAGCGATTATTCAGACGGATACGACGATCGGTGCTGGTGCTGTAATTAATACCGGCGCACAAGTGGATCATGATTGTCAGATTGGCAATCACGCGTTTCTTGCACCGGGCGTTGTCCTCAGTGGCGGAGTGACAGTTGGAGATCATTCGTTTGTAGGAACCGGCGCTGTTGTGATCCAGGGCGTTAACATTGGAGAGAAGGCTGTGATTGCAGCCGGTGCTGTCGTCATACAGGACGTAGAGGACGGGGCGTTAGTAAAAGGAGTTCCAGCGAAATGA
- a CDS encoding UDP-glucuronic acid decarboxylase family protein: MDSVLVTGGAGFLGSHLCDRLIQLGKNVICLDNFFTGSKQNIAHLMGHPRFELMRHDIVHPVFLEVSEIYNLACPASPVAYQYNPIKTIKTSTVGMVNVLGLAKRCRAKVLHASTSEVYGDPAVHPQVEEYWGHVNPLGPRSCYDEGKRIAESLCMNYHQAHQVPIRIVRIFNTYGPRMDPNDGRVISNFINQALRGEALTIYGNGEQTRSFCYVDDLIDGFLKMMEQDQTTGPVNLGNPVENSMLELAEAVLQTVDSDSQLEYQPLPMDDPRQRCPDITKARSLLNWEPQVSLKEGLAKTVAYYQDLMKRETA, from the coding sequence ATGGACTCTGTTTTAGTAACGGGTGGAGCCGGTTTTTTGGGAAGTCATCTCTGTGACCGGCTGATCCAACTGGGAAAAAATGTAATCTGCCTGGATAACTTCTTTACGGGTAGTAAGCAGAATATCGCGCATTTAATGGGCCATCCCCGGTTTGAATTAATGAGGCACGATATTGTGCATCCCGTTTTCCTGGAAGTCAGCGAAATTTATAATCTAGCCTGTCCTGCTTCGCCGGTGGCCTATCAGTATAACCCGATCAAGACGATCAAAACTTCAACCGTAGGCATGGTGAATGTGCTGGGGCTGGCAAAGCGTTGTCGGGCCAAAGTACTGCACGCATCCACCTCGGAAGTCTATGGAGATCCGGCCGTGCACCCGCAGGTAGAAGAGTATTGGGGGCACGTCAATCCCCTTGGTCCCCGTAGTTGTTACGATGAAGGAAAACGCATCGCTGAGTCGTTGTGCATGAATTACCATCAGGCGCATCAGGTACCGATTCGGATTGTACGGATCTTTAATACTTATGGGCCGCGGATGGATCCCAATGATGGTCGGGTGATTTCCAACTTCATCAATCAGGCATTGCGGGGGGAAGCTCTGACTATTTATGGCAACGGCGAGCAGACGCGTTCGTTCTGTTATGTTGACGATCTGATTGATGGCTTTCTGAAAATGATGGAGCAGGATCAGACCACCGGTCCCGTCAATCTGGGAAATCCTGTGGAAAACAGCATGCTGGAACTGGCAGAAGCTGTTTTGCAGACAGTTGATTCTGATTCGCAGTTAGAGTATCAGCCTTTGCCGATGGATGACCCCCGGCAGCGTTGTCCCGATATCACCAAGGCACGCTCTCTATTGAACTGGGAGCCTCAAGTCTCCTTGAAGGAGGGGCTGGCGAAGACGGTTGCTTATTATCAGGACCTTATGAAACGGGAAACAGCATGA
- a CDS encoding SDR family NAD(P)-dependent oxidoreductase, whose product MSESLTGKQVLVTGADGFIGSHLVEQLVQSGARVRALVYYNSWNQIGWLNDVSQEVLQSIEMIQGDIRDAERVAGAVEGCDYVFHLSSLIAIPYSYVAARSYVDTNVTGALNVLQASRNSDSLTRLVHVSTSEVYGTAQRVPIDEDHPLVGQSPYSASKIGADKMAESFYLSFGLPVVTARPFNTFGPRQTARAVIPTIASQLQAGCSELKLGALTPTRDFNFATDTAAGMIALALCKQAEGEVVNIGSGEEWSIEETAKLLMEAVGREVPIICDEDRIRPEKSEVNRLLADTTKIHQLTGWKSQVPFKDGLAKTADWVGRNIQFFNAERYTI is encoded by the coding sequence ATGTCTGAATCATTAACCGGTAAACAGGTGCTGGTTACCGGAGCAGATGGTTTTATTGGAAGTCATCTGGTCGAGCAACTCGTACAGAGCGGCGCCAGGGTTCGCGCACTTGTCTATTATAATTCATGGAATCAGATAGGCTGGCTGAACGATGTTTCGCAGGAAGTTCTGCAATCAATCGAAATGATTCAGGGAGATATCCGAGATGCCGAACGCGTTGCCGGTGCAGTCGAAGGCTGTGATTATGTGTTCCATTTATCCAGTTTAATTGCCATTCCCTATAGCTATGTCGCAGCGCGTTCGTATGTGGATACGAATGTGACAGGCGCACTGAATGTATTACAGGCGAGCCGAAATTCCGATTCGCTCACTCGACTTGTGCATGTATCGACTTCTGAAGTCTATGGAACCGCGCAACGAGTTCCCATTGATGAAGATCATCCATTAGTTGGTCAGTCCCCTTATTCGGCCAGTAAAATTGGTGCCGACAAAATGGCGGAGAGCTTTTATCTCTCGTTTGGCTTACCGGTTGTGACAGCCAGGCCATTTAATACCTTTGGACCAAGGCAGACCGCACGGGCTGTGATTCCCACCATTGCCAGCCAATTACAGGCAGGATGTTCCGAGTTAAAGTTGGGGGCATTAACGCCGACCCGTGATTTTAATTTCGCCACCGATACCGCAGCCGGAATGATCGCTCTGGCATTATGCAAACAGGCTGAGGGTGAGGTCGTTAATATCGGCAGTGGTGAAGAGTGGTCGATTGAAGAAACAGCGAAACTGCTGATGGAAGCAGTCGGGCGGGAAGTGCCCATTATCTGCGATGAAGACCGCATTCGACCGGAGAAAAGTGAAGTCAATCGTCTTTTGGCTGACACAACCAAGATCCATCAGTTAACTGGTTGGAAAAGTCAGGTTCCATTCAAGGATGGACTGGCAAAAACAGCAGACTGGGTCGGCCGTAATATCCAGTTTTTCAATGCAGAGCGATATACCATTTAA
- a CDS encoding LegC family aminotransferase: protein MHDLVPLSIPNISGNEWKYIKDCLDTGWVSSVGSYVDQFEKNVSQYVGTDYGIATVNGTAALHLSLLACGVQPGDEVLAPAFTFIAPVNAIRYCGASPIFIGSDPKTLCLDVNLVNEFLSRECVKQDGGIYSKQTGKKISAILPVHIFGHPVDMAPLNEIASEYGLPVIEDASESLGSEYREKKTGSLSTVACFSFNGNKIITCGGGGMVTTSQESLANHIRHLSTQANRIPFEYEHDEVGYNYRLTNIQAALGVAQLEQLDSFIEIKRNNAALYRRLLSEIPQVDLAWEEPWAKSNFWLCTLLVPPADRKPLMEYLLAQNAQVRPAWKLMHTLPMYQDCQVYGMEQTEAIFERCISIPSSVQLNAEDIEYVVGCIKTYFEQL, encoded by the coding sequence TTATCGATACCCAATATTTCCGGGAATGAGTGGAAGTATATAAAGGACTGCCTCGATACAGGCTGGGTTTCCTCAGTCGGATCTTACGTTGACCAGTTTGAGAAGAATGTGAGTCAATATGTCGGGACCGACTATGGTATCGCGACCGTTAACGGAACGGCGGCCCTGCACCTGAGCCTGTTGGCCTGTGGAGTTCAACCGGGTGATGAAGTGCTTGCCCCGGCATTTACGTTTATTGCACCGGTCAATGCCATTCGCTATTGCGGTGCCTCACCCATTTTTATCGGGTCCGATCCAAAGACGTTATGTCTGGATGTAAATCTGGTGAATGAGTTTCTTTCTCGGGAATGCGTTAAGCAGGATGGGGGAATTTACAGCAAACAGACTGGGAAAAAAATCAGTGCCATCTTGCCCGTCCATATTTTTGGTCACCCGGTTGACATGGCGCCATTGAATGAAATTGCGTCAGAGTATGGTCTGCCTGTGATCGAAGACGCATCTGAAAGCCTGGGATCTGAGTACCGGGAAAAGAAGACTGGTTCGTTATCGACGGTCGCGTGTTTTTCTTTCAATGGGAACAAAATTATCACCTGTGGCGGCGGTGGGATGGTGACCACCAGTCAGGAGTCTCTGGCCAACCATATTCGGCATCTAAGCACTCAGGCAAACCGAATTCCGTTCGAGTATGAGCATGACGAAGTCGGCTATAATTATCGGCTGACGAATATCCAGGCAGCACTGGGTGTGGCTCAGTTAGAACAGCTGGATTCCTTTATTGAAATCAAACGTAACAACGCGGCCCTGTATCGCCGGTTGCTATCAGAAATCCCACAGGTCGATCTGGCCTGGGAAGAACCGTGGGCCAAAAGTAACTTTTGGCTTTGTACTTTACTGGTTCCGCCGGCGGATCGTAAACCACTGATGGAATATCTGCTGGCACAAAACGCCCAGGTGCGACCGGCATGGAAATTGATGCATACATTGCCCATGTATCAGGATTGTCAGGTGTATGGGATGGAGCAAACGGAAGCGATTTTTGAACGTTGTATTTCGATTCCCTCCAGTGTGCAGCTCAATGCTGAAGACATTGAGTATGTAGTTGGTTGTATCAAAACATATTTTGAACAGTTATGA
- the neuC gene encoding UDP-N-acetylglucosamine 2-epimerase — protein sequence MSKTVCLITGSRAEYGLLKPLIDEIRSDDSFTLQLLVTGSHLSPEFGLTYQEIEADGYSIDEKVEVVMSSDSPVGICKSMGLGLISFSEVFARLQPELVIVLGDRYEIFSAVSAAHISRIPVAHLHGGEVTEGAFDDALRHSITKMSHFHFTSTEAYRKRVIQLGESPERVFNVGAIGLDNIARLDLMSREEFEESIGLKLNKNNLLCTFHPVTLEANTAAEQVQNLLNVLEQLDDTNIIFTKTNADTDGRVINQLIDDFVQKDASRYRAFTSLGQMRYLSGMQFVDAVIGNSSSGIIEAPSFGIGTINIGNRQTGRIKSESVIDCESTEIGIATAFKTLYSPEFEQIKKNSANPYGDGQTAKRIVSRLRECCSSQSIQKKFYDLVSG from the coding sequence ATGAGTAAAACCGTTTGCCTGATAACCGGTTCGAGAGCGGAGTATGGTCTGCTGAAACCTCTGATCGATGAAATCCGTTCGGATGACTCGTTCACTCTCCAGTTGCTGGTGACAGGCTCGCACTTATCGCCTGAGTTTGGTTTGACTTATCAGGAGATCGAAGCAGACGGCTATTCGATTGATGAGAAAGTGGAAGTCGTAATGAGTTCCGATTCTCCAGTCGGGATTTGCAAATCGATGGGGCTGGGGCTGATTAGCTTTTCCGAAGTCTTTGCGCGTCTGCAGCCTGAGTTGGTGATTGTGCTGGGAGATCGCTATGAAATCTTCAGCGCTGTTTCCGCAGCTCATATCAGTCGGATCCCAGTCGCTCACCTGCATGGTGGAGAGGTGACCGAAGGCGCTTTTGATGATGCTTTGCGTCATTCGATCACGAAAATGAGCCATTTTCATTTTACCTCTACAGAAGCCTATCGAAAGCGGGTAATCCAGTTAGGCGAGAGTCCGGAGCGTGTCTTCAATGTCGGCGCGATCGGCTTGGACAATATCGCGCGTCTGGATTTAATGTCGCGAGAAGAATTCGAAGAGTCGATTGGTCTTAAGTTAAATAAAAATAACTTGTTATGCACATTTCATCCGGTGACGCTGGAAGCAAATACCGCAGCGGAACAGGTTCAGAATTTATTGAACGTGCTGGAGCAGCTGGATGACACAAATATCATATTTACAAAAACGAATGCGGATACCGATGGTCGCGTCATCAATCAATTGATTGATGATTTTGTTCAGAAAGACGCCAGTCGTTATAGGGCGTTTACGAGCTTGGGGCAAATGAGGTATTTGTCGGGGATGCAATTTGTAGATGCCGTCATCGGAAATTCTTCCAGTGGCATCATTGAGGCTCCCAGTTTTGGGATCGGAACGATTAATATCGGCAATCGACAGACGGGGCGAATCAAGTCAGAATCAGTGATCGATTGTGAGTCAACTGAAATCGGGATAGCAACAGCATTTAAAACATTGTATTCTCCCGAGTTTGAGCAGATAAAGAAAAATTCGGCAAACCCATATGGAGATGGGCAGACAGCAAAGCGAATCGTAAGTCGATTGAGAGAGTGTTGTTCCAGTCAGTCGATACAAAAAAAGTTCTATGATCTTGTGAGTGGATAA
- a CDS encoding nucleotidyltransferase family protein encodes MDSAKQCLINDTVDVRETIRAIEAGRKGIAVIVDSNGYLQGVATDGDIRRGLLAGVKLKDPVTAIMNRKPTKAESRMSQSTIIELLQQSGLEALPLVDADNYVVEVVLLTDLTQEASPGQASGFSSALIMAGGEGRRLLPLTENMPKPLVEVGGMPLIERQVRKVADAGVSRIYIAVNYLAEMIESHLGNGSQYGVEIQYLREEQKLGTAGAVSLITEPLDGPLLLMNGDVFTSINFQYLLDFHLMHEPLMTVAAIDYHVEIPYGVIKTNGAFATRLEEKPSQQFLCNAGIYAISPDAVSRVPQNQPYNMTDLIEQSMAEDAGVAVFPVHEYWSDIGTHTELDKARTELKIVKETLRDLDQHDENAVNIELNHRRAA; translated from the coding sequence ATGGACTCAGCCAAACAGTGTTTGATCAATGATACTGTCGATGTCAGAGAGACGATACGTGCAATCGAAGCCGGTAGAAAAGGGATTGCGGTCATCGTCGATTCAAACGGATATCTACAGGGAGTCGCCACCGATGGAGACATCCGTCGAGGATTGCTGGCTGGAGTAAAGTTGAAGGATCCGGTGACCGCGATCATGAATCGCAAGCCAACCAAGGCCGAGTCCCGCATGTCGCAGTCCACCATCATTGAACTGCTGCAGCAGAGTGGGCTGGAAGCACTTCCGCTGGTCGATGCTGATAATTATGTCGTTGAAGTCGTTCTGTTAACCGATTTAACGCAGGAAGCAAGTCCGGGACAGGCATCGGGTTTCAGCAGTGCCCTGATTATGGCGGGGGGTGAAGGCCGCCGCTTATTACCCCTGACAGAAAATATGCCCAAACCTCTGGTTGAAGTTGGAGGCATGCCGCTGATTGAACGGCAGGTTCGCAAAGTTGCCGATGCGGGAGTGAGCCGGATTTATATTGCCGTCAATTATCTGGCCGAAATGATCGAATCGCATTTGGGGAACGGAAGCCAGTATGGTGTCGAAATTCAATATTTGCGCGAAGAGCAAAAACTGGGAACGGCAGGTGCCGTTTCGTTGATCACAGAACCCCTTGATGGTCCACTGTTATTAATGAACGGCGATGTATTCACTTCGATCAATTTCCAGTATCTGCTTGATTTCCATCTGATGCATGAACCTTTAATGACGGTGGCGGCGATCGATTATCATGTCGAAATTCCCTACGGTGTGATCAAAACCAACGGGGCATTCGCCACGCGTCTTGAAGAAAAACCTTCACAACAGTTTCTGTGCAATGCTGGGATTTATGCGATTTCTCCGGATGCCGTCAGTCGCGTTCCTCAAAATCAACCCTATAACATGACCGATTTAATTGAACAGAGTATGGCGGAAGACGCGGGCGTTGCCGTCTTTCCGGTGCACGAATATTGGTCGGATATCGGCACGCATACCGAACTGGATAAAGCACGTACAGAGTTGAAGATTGTGAAAGAAACACTGCGCGATTTGGATCAGCACGATGAAAACGCAGTGAATATTGAATTAAATCACCGACGGGCTGCGTGA
- the neuB gene encoding N-acetylneuraminate synthase — translation MSVFIIAEAGVNHNGDVETAKRMIDAAVEAGADAIKFQTFKTEKLVCKSAPQAEYQKKNSSVNGEEETQFTLLKKLEINQETHRELFDYCRQAGVVFISTPFDLESIDLLKSLGLELIKVPSGEITNYPYLKKVGETFEKVVLSTGMADLGEIEDALDILIKSGVDRQNITVLHCNTEYPTPIQDVNLRAMLTIKSAFDVNIGYSDHTLGIEVSIAAAALGAKVIEKHFTLDKNMEGPDHAASLEPDELMMLVRGIRNTEKSLGSPLKKPSVSEVKNKPVVRKSIIASQAIRKGEVFTEENLCVKRPGTGISPMNWDHVINQVARRDYFEDELIDL, via the coding sequence ATGAGTGTATTTATTATTGCAGAGGCAGGCGTCAACCATAATGGAGATGTAGAAACGGCGAAAAGGATGATTGACGCAGCCGTCGAAGCGGGCGCGGATGCAATCAAGTTTCAAACATTTAAGACGGAAAAACTCGTTTGCAAGTCGGCGCCTCAGGCTGAGTATCAGAAAAAAAACAGTTCAGTGAACGGAGAAGAAGAGACTCAGTTCACGCTGTTGAAGAAGCTGGAAATCAATCAGGAGACGCACCGGGAACTGTTTGACTATTGCCGTCAGGCGGGGGTCGTGTTTATTTCCACCCCCTTTGATTTAGAAAGTATTGATTTGTTGAAGTCGCTCGGCCTGGAACTGATTAAGGTGCCTTCAGGTGAGATTACGAATTATCCCTATTTGAAAAAAGTGGGCGAGACGTTTGAAAAAGTCGTGCTTTCAACGGGCATGGCTGACTTAGGTGAGATTGAGGATGCACTGGACATCTTGATCAAGAGTGGAGTGGATCGTCAGAATATCACGGTTTTGCATTGTAATACCGAGTACCCGACTCCCATTCAGGATGTGAACCTGCGGGCGATGTTAACAATTAAATCTGCCTTTGACGTCAATATCGGCTATTCGGATCATACATTGGGGATTGAAGTCTCGATTGCTGCCGCCGCGCTGGGGGCTAAGGTCATTGAGAAGCATTTTACCCTCGACAAGAATATGGAAGGACCCGATCATGCTGCTTCTCTGGAACCGGATGAACTAATGATGCTGGTGCGGGGAATACGCAATACGGAAAAGTCGTTAGGTAGCCCGCTTAAGAAGCCGTCTGTTTCCGAAGTGAAGAACAAACCGGTCGTGCGAAAAAGTATTATTGCGTCACAGGCAATTCGCAAAGGAGAAGTATTTACGGAAGAAAATCTCTGCGTCAAGCGGCCCGGAACCGGCATTAGTCCGATGAACTGGGATCATGTGATTAATCAGGTTGCCAGGCGAGATTATTTTGAAGACGAATTGATCGATCTATGA
- a CDS encoding aldolase/citrate lyase family protein, with protein MKYLFITDYPEIAGYVEKCGVDRIFIDLELLGKIERQGGRDTVISYHDRENVKKVKQAVKQAEVLVRVNPLNSQSTEEIESVIEQGADCLMLPMFRSLEEVEWFCQRVDARAQVVPLVETVGAVNQLDQIVQVPGISQIHIGLNDLHLDLELDFMFELMSNGMVEKIASICKSANIPFGIGGISTMDQGLVSGRMVLSEHARLGSEWVILSRSFHQNATSLEEFQTGMDLESEIQKVNQLYQMLLKRSEFEIERDKRTLYQAINKIALQTRNARDAS; from the coding sequence ATGAAATATTTGTTTATTACCGATTACCCTGAAATTGCAGGCTACGTTGAAAAATGTGGTGTCGACCGCATTTTTATTGACCTGGAACTACTCGGGAAAATCGAACGTCAGGGGGGAAGGGATACTGTTATTTCCTACCATGACCGCGAGAATGTCAAAAAAGTCAAACAGGCAGTGAAGCAGGCTGAAGTACTGGTACGCGTGAATCCACTTAACTCCCAGTCGACGGAAGAAATTGAATCCGTCATAGAGCAGGGAGCCGATTGTTTGATGCTTCCCATGTTTCGTTCGCTGGAAGAAGTGGAATGGTTTTGCCAACGTGTTGACGCGCGTGCCCAGGTGGTGCCTCTGGTTGAGACAGTCGGGGCAGTGAATCAGCTGGATCAGATTGTTCAAGTTCCAGGTATATCTCAAATTCACATTGGCTTAAACGATTTACATCTCGATCTGGAATTGGACTTTATGTTTGAGTTGATGTCGAATGGCATGGTCGAGAAGATCGCATCGATCTGTAAAAGTGCCAATATTCCCTTTGGGATCGGCGGAATCTCAACAATGGATCAGGGACTGGTTTCAGGGAGAATGGTGTTGAGCGAACACGCCCGGCTGGGTTCTGAGTGGGTGATTCTCTCGCGGTCGTTTCATCAAAATGCAACAAGCTTGGAAGAGTTTCAGACAGGTATGGATTTGGAATCAGAAATCCAGAAAGTGAATCAGCTCTATCAAATGCTGCTCAAGCGATCGGAATTCGAAATCGAACGGGACAAACGGACTTTGTATCAGGCCATCAATAAAATTGCATTGCAAACGAGAAATGCCAGAGATGCCTCGTAA
- a CDS encoding NAD-dependent epimerase/dehydratase family protein, with translation MSQILVTGAAGFIGFHITSKLLSQGHQVTGVDNLNSHYDVALKRDRLQQIQPESGFQFQEADVTDVATMSRIFQQSGFDKVIHLAAEVGVRNSLLKPLEYVQSNVLGFVNVLEQCRLSQVAHVVYASSSSVYGANRKTPYSTQDRVDHPVSLYAATKRADELIAHSYSHLYDLPTTGLRFFTVYGPWGRPDMAVFLFTKAILEGTPIKVFNHGNLKRDFTYVDDIVTGVLSVLENVPSRKDVTSTGTPVETGEPTEAPYRLFNIGNHQPVGISRLIDVLEKRIGKPAIRENYPMQPGDVLETYADISALQQAVGFSPSTSIEEGIDRFVEWYLSYYSTKP, from the coding sequence ATGAGCCAGATTCTGGTGACAGGTGCAGCCGGTTTTATCGGGTTTCACATCACTTCAAAATTGTTGTCTCAAGGTCATCAGGTGACCGGGGTTGATAATCTTAACAGTCACTATGACGTCGCCTTAAAGCGGGACCGGCTTCAACAGATACAGCCTGAGTCCGGATTTCAATTTCAGGAAGCAGATGTGACCGATGTCGCAACAATGTCCCGCATCTTCCAGCAGTCAGGATTTGATAAGGTGATTCACCTGGCTGCTGAAGTCGGAGTGCGTAACTCTTTACTCAAGCCACTGGAGTATGTGCAAAGTAATGTACTGGGCTTTGTGAATGTTCTGGAACAGTGCCGGTTGAGTCAGGTGGCGCATGTCGTTTACGCTTCCTCCAGCTCCGTTTATGGCGCCAATCGAAAAACTCCTTATTCAACTCAGGACCGTGTGGATCACCCGGTCAGTCTGTATGCGGCTACGAAACGCGCTGATGAATTGATCGCACATAGTTACAGTCATCTTTATGATCTGCCTACAACAGGATTGCGCTTTTTTACCGTATATGGTCCCTGGGGACGGCCTGATATGGCGGTCTTCCTGTTTACCAAAGCAATTCTGGAAGGCACGCCGATTAAGGTGTTTAATCACGGAAATTTAAAACGTGATTTTACTTATGTCGACGATATTGTGACGGGCGTGTTAAGTGTGCTGGAAAACGTTCCGAGTCGGAAGGATGTGACATCGACAGGCACGCCTGTTGAAACCGGTGAACCGACGGAAGCGCCTTACCGGCTCTTTAATATCGGGAATCACCAGCCGGTTGGTATTTCGCGACTGATTGATGTGCTTGAAAAACGGATTGGCAAACCGGCGATTCGCGAAAATTACCCGATGCAGCCCGGTGATGTATTAGAGACGTATGCGGATATCTCGGCACTTCAGCAGGCAGTCGGTTTTTCTCCCTCCACTTCGATTGAAGAGGGCATTGATCGATTTGTGGAGTGGTATCTGTCTTACTACTCCACAAAGCCGTGA
- the murJ gene encoding murein biosynthesis integral membrane protein MurJ produces MSGRSVSLSAMFVAVAMILGRLTGLFRVLGLATVLGVSHANDLAILVISVPDLLNAMLIGGAMAAVLVPEMHRRAQNVSEQQANQLIVQTFFAVAAISSGLALVLIMWSTWLTQVLASGFTASQISQASSLIVIVLLAFPISAVTAVTSAALQGHHKPMIPAYGNLFFNVILIAAIFLWVTPDHIAILAWAVVAAVSFRLITQLISCFVIGAFQGGFQCLFRFDALNRGLMLKYLQALTAIGLVVAFPVVSRSFASAYEGGISLFEYAQKLVELPRGLFGAILSMVIFPKLSRIFSEGNAVDGSKLISQVAGFIILITIPVTVAVYGCAEPVVSLLFERGMFSGQDVANTAHLLQIGIMSMPALILAILTMNIFYSKHETMIPFKVSLLSLGGLMLLSVVLRASMGISGVMLAFVITSWLHFLGLTFSLHLKLNVSVIEGVHFKHCAALIMLTLSGLLFSAMMIKIVAEPVLLIVYSGMLGLFCFGAVLMILKNHLPRFNRKLSL; encoded by the coding sequence ATGTCGGGGCGATCCGTTTCCCTATCTGCAATGTTTGTTGCCGTCGCAATGATACTGGGGCGACTGACGGGCTTATTCCGTGTACTCGGACTGGCGACCGTGCTGGGGGTTTCACACGCCAATGATTTGGCGATTCTGGTGATTTCCGTTCCCGATCTCCTGAATGCGATGTTAATCGGCGGTGCCATGGCGGCTGTGCTGGTTCCTGAAATGCATCGCCGGGCTCAGAATGTTTCAGAGCAACAGGCAAATCAATTAATTGTGCAGACCTTTTTTGCAGTGGCTGCTATTTCCAGCGGCCTGGCTTTGGTTTTAATCATGTGGTCCACCTGGTTGACTCAGGTTCTGGCATCTGGATTTACCGCATCTCAAATCAGCCAGGCCAGTAGTTTAATTGTGATTGTTCTGTTGGCCTTTCCAATCAGTGCGGTCACTGCGGTGACCTCGGCTGCGTTACAAGGGCATCACAAACCGATGATTCCCGCATATGGAAATTTGTTTTTCAATGTCATTCTGATCGCTGCGATTTTCCTGTGGGTGACACCAGATCATATCGCGATTCTTGCCTGGGCAGTCGTCGCGGCAGTCTCCTTTCGATTGATTACGCAATTAATCAGTTGCTTTGTGATCGGCGCATTTCAGGGAGGATTTCAATGCTTATTCCGGTTTGACGCGTTGAATCGGGGTTTGATGCTGAAGTATCTGCAAGCTTTAACAGCCATCGGACTTGTTGTGGCATTTCCGGTGGTATCACGGTCCTTCGCCTCGGCTTATGAGGGAGGAATCAGCCTGTTTGAGTATGCACAAAAACTGGTGGAATTACCCCGTGGGTTATTTGGAGCCATCTTATCGATGGTCATCTTTCCCAAGTTGAGTCGCATTTTTTCAGAAGGAAATGCCGTTGATGGATCAAAATTGATCAGCCAGGTGGCAGGCTTCATCATCTTGATTACGATCCCGGTGACGGTTGCCGTATATGGATGCGCTGAACCTGTTGTCTCTTTGTTGTTTGAACGGGGCATGTTCTCAGGACAGGATGTCGCGAATACGGCCCATTTATTGCAGATTGGGATTATGTCGATGCCGGCATTGATTCTCGCCATTCTGACTATGAATATCTTTTATTCGAAGCATGAAACCATGATTCCTTTTAAGGTCAGCCTGCTTTCGCTGGGGGGGCTCATGTTGCTTTCCGTGGTGTTAAGAGCATCGATGGGGATCTCCGGGGTCATGCTTGCGTTCGTCATTACCAGTTGGCTTCATTTTTTAGGTTTGACGTTTTCGTTACATCTGAAATTGAATGTCTCAGTCATTGAAGGCGTTCATTTTAAGCATTGTGCTGCTTTGATAATGCTGACCTTATCCGGGCTCTTATTTTCAGCTATGATGATTAAGATCGTTGCAGAACCCGTACTTTTAATTGTGTACTCTGGAATGCTGGGACTGTTTTGTTTTGGGGCCGTTTTAATGATCCTGAAGAACCATTTGCCGCGATTCAACAGGAAGCTGTCTTTATAA